The genomic stretch CAGTTCGAATGTGTAGTTCTCGATCTCCTGCAACACCGACGGCACCTTGCCACGGAGCAGACGCATGTAGACTGGTCCCCTGTGATCGGCGATGGCCTCCACTGCCTGCTCGGTGTCCAGGGCGTCGCATGGGTCGACAATGGTCATGTTGGGCAGGCCCCGGAAGATCGCCAGGTCTTCTGTCGCCTGGTGGCTCGGCCCATAACCCGTGGTAAGGCCAGGCAGGGCGCAGCAAATCTTGACGTTGAGGTTGTCCTCGGCAATGGCCATGGCAATAAAGTCGTAGGCACGGCGAGAGGCGAACACGGCGTAGGTGGTGGCAAAGGGTGTGAAACCTTCTTTTGCCAGCCCGGCTGCAGCCGATACGAACACCTGTTCGGCCATGCCCATCTGGTAGAAGCGGTCCGGGTAGGCCTCGGCGAACACATGCAAATCCGTATACTTGGCCAGGTCGGCAGAGAGGCCCACGATGTCTTCGCGTTCTTTGGCCAGCTCCACTAGCTTGTGACCAAAAGGCGCGGACACCGTTGGCATGCCCTCGGCAGACAACGAGGCGATCATCGCCGAAGTCAACTGGCGCTCACTGGCGTCTACCGGCTTGCGGGGTATCCACTTGGATTGACGGCGGCTCATACTCATGACGGTTTTCCCTCCTCAAGCACACTCAGGGCCAGATCCCACTCTTCCTCGTCAACGCGAACGAAGTGGGTAATTTCACGCGCCTCCAGGAACGGAACGCCCTTGCACATTTTGGTATCGCAGATAATGGCCCGTGGTTTGGCGCCGTCGTAATGGCGGGCCTTGTCGAACGCTTTGACGAGCGCTTCGATGTCGTTGCCGTCGACCCGCTGGGTGTACCAGCCAAAAGCCTCGAACTTGCCATCAATGGGTTCGGAGCTCAGTGTTTCGGTGGATTTGCCATCGGCCTGCTGGTTGTTGAAATCCACCAGGCAGATCAGATTGTCCAGCTTATGGTGGGCGGCAGACATGGCCGCTTCCCAGGTTGAGCCTTCGTTCAGTTCACCATCGGACATCAGGTTGTAAACAAACGAGGCAGACCGCTTGCGCTTCAGGCCCAGGGCCATACCCACGCCAATACCCAGCCCGTGGCCGAGGGAACCACCGGTGATTTCCATACCGGGTGTGTAGGAAGCCATGCCGGACATGGGCAGGCGACTGTCGTCGGTGCCATAGGTTTCAAGCTCATACTCAGGCAGAATCCCGGCTTCCAGCAGCGCGGCGTAAAGGGCAATTGCGTAGTGGCCGATGGACAACAGGAAGCGGTCACGACCTTCCCACTCCGGGTCTTCCGGATGGAACGTCATGGCATGGAAATAGGAGACAGCCAGCACATCGGAGACACCGAGCGCCTGACCGACATACCCCTGCTTCTGAACGGCGCCCATAAGCAGGGATTTGTGACGAATATTCCAGGCCCGCTGGGCGAGGCTCGGTTGGGCGCCATGGGTTAAGTTGGTAGTCATGGTGATATCTCTTGTTTTGCTCGAGGTATTTTTCAGGTCGTATTCTTGGTCGTTGTCGTTATCCATTCTCTTCTCTGTGTCTTTTTATTCAATCAGCTGGTCTTAAGCGTCTGTTAACCTATACTTAACAAATGATCGCCACCTGGGATGGCGACCAGGACCATTCAACACAACAACGACGAACGAGGTTGGTGACGTTATGTCCCGGGATCCCAGCCTGAATGGCATGATCTATTTTGAGGCGGTGGCACGGCACGGACGTGTTGCCAGGGCGGCCGACGAC from Marinobacter subterrani encodes the following:
- a CDS encoding transketolase family protein yields the protein MSRRQSKWIPRKPVDASERQLTSAMIASLSAEGMPTVSAPFGHKLVELAKEREDIVGLSADLAKYTDLHVFAEAYPDRFYQMGMAEQVFVSAAAGLAKEGFTPFATTYAVFASRRAYDFIAMAIAEDNLNVKICCALPGLTTGYGPSHQATEDLAIFRGLPNMTIVDPCDALDTEQAVEAIADHRGPVYMRLLRGKVPSVLQEIENYTFELGKAKLLRDGADVLFISSGFMTMRTLEAADKLAKDGIQAGILHTPTIKPLDVDTILEHCRKPGRLVITAENHTVIGGLGEAVASTLLRNSVTPAFRQIALPDEFLDAGALPVLHDQYGISTDAIIRQTKAWLG
- a CDS encoding transketolase encodes the protein MTTNLTHGAQPSLAQRAWNIRHKSLLMGAVQKQGYVGQALGVSDVLAVSYFHAMTFHPEDPEWEGRDRFLLSIGHYAIALYAALLEAGILPEYELETYGTDDSRLPMSGMASYTPGMEITGGSLGHGLGIGVGMALGLKRKRSASFVYNLMSDGELNEGSTWEAAMSAAHHKLDNLICLVDFNNQQADGKSTETLSSEPIDGKFEAFGWYTQRVDGNDIEALVKAFDKARHYDGAKPRAIICDTKMCKGVPFLEAREITHFVRVDEEEWDLALSVLEEGKPS